Proteins from a single region of Haloplanus sp. GDY1:
- a CDS encoding GDP-mannose mannosyl hydrolase, with protein sequence MTDRPIPDDDWRTIVANVPIPSVDLVVRHDGGVVLGRRENAPARGEWFVPGGRVRKGERLADAVHRIAEAELGVDVRIEDRLGAYEHLYDESEVPDVDSKHYLAVGFVVRPVSDAFAPDAQHSALRLVEPPFPDLHPYVEAYLRDA encoded by the coding sequence ATGACCGACCGGCCGATCCCCGACGACGACTGGCGGACGATCGTCGCGAACGTCCCGATCCCCTCCGTCGACCTGGTCGTCCGTCACGACGGCGGCGTCGTCCTCGGCAGGCGCGAGAACGCCCCGGCCCGCGGCGAGTGGTTCGTCCCCGGCGGCCGGGTGCGGAAGGGCGAACGGCTCGCCGACGCGGTCCACCGGATCGCCGAGGCGGAACTCGGGGTCGACGTGCGGATCGAGGACCGGCTGGGCGCCTACGAACATCTCTACGACGAGAGCGAGGTCCCGGACGTCGACTCGAAACACTACCTCGCCGTCGGGTTCGTCGTTCGTCCGGTGAGCGACGCCTTCGCACCCGACGCCCAGCATTCGGCGCTCCGACTCGTCGAGCCGCCGTTCCCGGACCTCCACCCGTACGTCGAGGCCTACCTGCGGGACGCCTAG
- a CDS encoding TrmB family transcriptional regulator, translating into MNATAAHRDAIELLQQLGLQEYEARCFVALSRRPRGTAKEISETSEVPRTRVYDAVGVLESRGLVETQHSSPKQFRAIPIDEAVQTLRAAYETRIGRLRQALSNLDPVESGEGGRGRSPTRCGRWRGRRASSPGSGS; encoded by the coding sequence ATGAATGCGACAGCCGCACACAGAGACGCGATCGAACTGCTTCAACAACTGGGGCTTCAGGAGTACGAAGCCAGGTGTTTCGTCGCACTCTCGCGACGCCCACGGGGAACGGCGAAGGAGATCAGCGAGACGTCGGAGGTACCGCGAACGCGCGTGTACGACGCGGTCGGGGTACTGGAGTCGAGAGGGCTCGTCGAGACCCAGCATTCGAGTCCGAAGCAGTTTCGCGCCATCCCGATCGACGAGGCGGTCCAGACGCTCCGGGCGGCCTACGAGACCCGGATCGGACGGCTTCGGCAGGCGCTCTCGAACCTCGATCCGGTCGAATCGGGGGAGGGGGGGAGGGGGAGGTCACCCACGAGGTGTGGGCGCTGGAGGGGCAGACGAGCATCGAGTCCCGGCTCCGGAAGCTGA
- a CDS encoding metallophosphoesterase: MALVEPVPGAPAATADCGDERALVVADYHAGIEAGLRYERGVELRSDADGRRERLLALVERTDPDRVVVLGDLVHRIGDPGAGERDEVVALLDGLDVPLTLVPGNHDGGVADAYGDRIDVTDPAGVRRGDVGFVHGHTWPDRAVLGASTVCVGHEHPQVRLEDEVGGGRAEKAWLRGPLRIDTFADHYGVAPEALAPADHRPELVVFPAFNDRSGGTWINVEGQEFLAPFLPAGVGDADAYLLDGTRLGSFRRV, encoded by the coding sequence ATGGCGCTGGTCGAGCCGGTTCCGGGGGCGCCCGCCGCGACGGCCGACTGCGGCGACGAGCGCGCGCTCGTCGTGGCGGACTACCACGCCGGCATCGAGGCCGGCCTCCGGTACGAGCGCGGGGTGGAACTCCGCAGCGACGCCGACGGCCGCCGGGAGCGCCTGCTGGCGCTGGTCGAGCGCACCGATCCGGATCGGGTGGTCGTCCTCGGCGACCTGGTCCACCGCATCGGCGACCCGGGGGCGGGCGAGCGCGACGAGGTCGTCGCGCTCCTCGACGGCCTCGACGTCCCCCTGACGCTCGTCCCCGGCAACCACGACGGCGGCGTCGCCGACGCCTACGGCGACCGGATCGACGTGACCGATCCCGCCGGCGTCCGCCGCGGCGACGTTGGCTTCGTCCACGGCCACACCTGGCCCGACCGGGCGGTGCTGGGCGCGTCGACGGTGTGCGTGGGCCACGAACACCCGCAGGTGCGACTGGAGGACGAGGTGGGCGGCGGCCGCGCGGAGAAGGCGTGGCTCCGCGGACCGCTACGGATCGACACCTTCGCCGACCACTACGGCGTCGCGCCCGAGGCGCTCGCGCCCGCCGACCACCGGCCGGAACTCGTGGTCTTCCCCGCGTTCAACGACCGCTCGGGGGGGACGTGGATCAACGTCGAGGGCCAGGAGTTCCTCGCCCCCTTCCTCCCGGCTGGCGTCGGCGACGCCGACGCCTACCTGCTCGACGGGACGCGACTGGGGTCCTTCCGCCGGGTCTGA
- a CDS encoding RPA family protein translates to MSAGDDSGPGRREVAHRLFAAEFDDATVSYAESDEERAPKYVVTPTGARVNRLFAVGVLTEVESVNEDVLRARVVDPTGAFVSYAGQYQPDAAAFFERTDPPAFVALTGKARTFEPDDGDRIYTSVRPESVAEVDAETRDRWTVSAAEATLRRIAAMAEARSLDAEGDALEAALGERGYDASLSAGIPIALDRYGTTTAYLDALREVALDALEVVAGDRDAVRSLDRAPDDAGTSSLGPLPAAVTGGGGEAATATETSDEAAAAETSTEPVDSTPEGEAASTGTAADAEPDADAEPDADAEPAADTEPAADATATDPDDGTAPDAASTEASAPDSTADPSVDDASVGGTDDAGNDLGDFDDDDLYELDEEERREVEESFDVGFESGVDVDDPGEADIDVPGPEDVAGSGAASDEAEEDTAKAADPDGAAADEAAAESPGTAADVDLEAVAVEAMADLDDGDGADREAVIAAVVEEYGADPGAVADAIEDALMSGKCYEPSEDSLKAI, encoded by the coding sequence ATGAGCGCCGGCGACGACTCGGGGCCGGGACGCCGCGAGGTGGCCCACCGCCTCTTCGCCGCCGAGTTCGACGACGCCACCGTCTCCTACGCCGAGAGCGACGAGGAGCGCGCGCCGAAGTACGTCGTCACGCCGACGGGCGCGCGGGTGAACCGGCTCTTCGCCGTGGGCGTCCTGACGGAGGTGGAGTCGGTCAACGAGGACGTCCTCCGCGCCCGCGTCGTCGACCCGACGGGCGCGTTCGTCTCCTACGCCGGCCAGTACCAGCCTGACGCCGCGGCCTTCTTCGAGCGGACGGACCCGCCGGCGTTCGTCGCGCTCACCGGCAAGGCACGGACGTTCGAACCCGACGACGGCGACCGGATCTACACGTCGGTGCGCCCGGAGAGCGTGGCCGAGGTGGACGCCGAGACGCGCGACCGGTGGACCGTCTCCGCGGCGGAGGCCACGCTCCGCCGGATCGCGGCGATGGCGGAGGCCCGGTCGCTCGACGCCGAGGGCGACGCGCTGGAGGCGGCGCTCGGGGAGCGCGGCTACGACGCCTCGCTCTCCGCGGGCATCCCCATCGCCCTCGACCGCTACGGGACGACGACCGCCTACCTCGACGCCCTCCGGGAGGTCGCCCTCGACGCGCTGGAGGTGGTCGCCGGCGACCGAGACGCCGTCCGGTCGCTCGACCGGGCGCCGGACGACGCGGGCACCTCGTCGCTCGGCCCGCTGCCGGCGGCGGTGACCGGCGGCGGGGGCGAGGCCGCGACGGCCACCGAGACCAGCGACGAGGCGGCGGCCGCCGAGACGTCGACGGAGCCCGTCGACTCGACGCCCGAGGGCGAGGCGGCGTCGACCGGGACCGCCGCGGACGCGGAACCCGACGCGGACGCGGAACCCGACGCGGACGCGGAACCTGCCGCGGACACCGAACCTGCCGCGGACGCGACGGCGACGGACCCCGACGACGGGACCGCCCCGGACGCCGCGTCGACCGAGGCGTCCGCCCCGGACTCGACGGCCGACCCGAGCGTCGACGACGCGTCGGTCGGCGGGACCGACGACGCGGGGAACGACCTCGGCGACTTCGACGACGACGACCTCTACGAACTCGACGAGGAGGAGCGTCGGGAGGTCGAGGAGTCCTTCGACGTGGGCTTCGAGAGCGGGGTCGACGTCGACGACCCGGGCGAGGCCGACATCGACGTCCCGGGACCGGAGGACGTCGCGGGGTCCGGGGCGGCGTCGGACGAAGCCGAGGAGGACACCGCAAAAGCGGCCGACCCGGACGGGGCAGCCGCGGACGAGGCGGCCGCCGAGAGCCCGGGGACGGCCGCCGACGTGGACCTCGAGGCCGTCGCCGTCGAGGCGATGGCGGACCTCGACGACGGCGACGGCGCGGACCGCGAGGCCGTGATCGCGGCGGTCGTCGAGGAGTACGGCGCCGACCCCGGCGCCGTCGCCGACGCCATCGAGGACGCGCTGATGAGCGGGAAGTGTTACGAGCCGAGCGAGGACAGCCTGAAAGCGATCTGA
- a CDS encoding FUN14 domain-containing protein: MFALQLGIDPQQLGIEFGSGAVIGGIVGFAAKKVAKIVALIVGLELALFKFLESRGILSVDWAALSAGLLKTGESAAGGPPGWASTILSTLSVSVGFTGGFLLGFRKG; encoded by the coding sequence ATGTTCGCGTTGCAACTGGGGATCGATCCCCAGCAACTGGGGATCGAGTTCGGGAGCGGCGCCGTCATCGGGGGCATCGTCGGCTTCGCGGCCAAGAAAGTCGCCAAGATCGTCGCGCTGATCGTCGGCCTCGAACTCGCGCTGTTCAAGTTCCTCGAATCCCGCGGGATCCTCTCGGTGGACTGGGCGGCGCTCTCGGCCGGCCTGCTGAAGACGGGGGAGAGCGCGGCCGGCGGCCCGCCCGGCTGGGCGTCGACCATCCTCTCGACGCTCTCGGTGTCCGTCGGCTTCACCGGCGGGTTCCTGCTCGGGTTCCGGAAGGGATAG
- a CDS encoding 2,5-diamino-6-(ribosylamino)-4(3H)-pyrimidinone 5'-phosphate reductase, producing the protein MEVVVNAATSVDGKLSTRERRQVRISGEADFDRVDRLRASANAVLVGVGTVLADDPQLGVKSEDRRIERLRNGRPADPARVVADSRARTPPDATLLDDDADVYLLVSAAAPEERLAPLREAGATVVEAGEDRVDLAAALDELEREGVDRLLAEGGGELVFSLFEAGLVDELSVFVGSLVIGGREAPTLADGEGFVEAFPDLDLVGVNRVDDGVVLRYRCP; encoded by the coding sequence ATGGAAGTCGTCGTCAACGCGGCGACGAGCGTCGACGGAAAGCTCTCGACCCGCGAGCGCCGGCAGGTCCGCATCTCCGGCGAGGCGGACTTCGACCGGGTCGACCGTCTGCGAGCGTCGGCGAACGCCGTGCTCGTCGGCGTCGGGACGGTCCTCGCGGACGACCCACAGCTCGGGGTGAAATCGGAGGACCGACGGATCGAGCGCCTGCGCAACGGCCGCCCCGCCGATCCGGCACGCGTCGTCGCGGACTCCCGGGCTCGCACCCCGCCCGACGCGACGCTGCTCGACGACGACGCCGACGTCTACCTGCTGGTCTCCGCCGCGGCGCCCGAGGAGCGCCTCGCCCCCCTCCGCGAGGCGGGCGCGACGGTCGTCGAGGCCGGCGAGGATCGGGTCGACCTCGCCGCCGCCCTCGACGAACTCGAACGCGAGGGCGTGGACCGCCTGCTCGCCGAAGGCGGCGGCGAACTCGTCTTCTCGCTGTTCGAGGCCGGCCTCGTCGACGAACTCAGCGTCTTCGTGGGGTCGCTCGTGATCGGCGGCCGCGAGGCGCCGACGCTCGCCGACGGCGAGGGGTTCGTCGAGGCGTTCCCGGACCTCGACCTCGTGGGCGTCAACCGGGTCGACGACGGGGTCGTCCTGCGGTATCGCTGCCCCTGA
- the trxA gene encoding thioredoxin, whose product MSKSTAEQSEPIHVEDADHLNDLLSEHAVVLVDYYADWCGPCKMLEPTVEEIASETDAVVLKVDIDELQELAQERGIRSVPTLEFYANGEQAERLIGVQDKADLIEIVEDLS is encoded by the coding sequence ATGAGCAAGTCGACCGCGGAGCAGTCCGAACCCATCCACGTCGAAGACGCCGACCACCTGAACGACCTCCTCTCGGAACACGCAGTCGTCCTCGTCGACTACTACGCCGACTGGTGTGGCCCCTGCAAGATGCTGGAGCCGACGGTCGAGGAGATCGCGTCCGAGACCGACGCGGTCGTCCTGAAGGTCGACATCGACGAACTCCAGGAACTCGCCCAGGAGCGGGGCATCCGCAGCGTCCCGACGCTGGAGTTCTACGCGAACGGCGAGCAGGCCGAGCGGCTGATCGGCGTGCAGGACAAGGCCGACCTGATCGAGATCGTCGAAGACCTCTCCTGA
- the hflX gene encoding GTPase HflX — protein sequence MRTVVAKRVDRGDADTEEIRDLARAAGHEVVGELTQTREEDAAYGFGEGKVEELAALTAERDAEAVIVDNRLGPYQTYNIGGKLPEGVEVVDRFTLILDIFGQRAQTRTAQLQVELAELRYELPRAEAKTSLAKRDERPGFMGLGEYDESRERDIKNQIADIKRELDSIAEKEETRRERRRESGFDLVALAGYTNAGKSTLMRRLAEDLDVDENEDRHPDLDTTAESEDRLFTTLGTTTRRADTGRRDVLLTDTVGFVSDLPHWLVESFESTLDSVYHADLVLLVVDASEPVEEMREKLVTCHDTLYERNEAPIVTVLNKVDRVDDEAFAEKREALSALAPNPVAVSGLTGENVDELRDRIERELPDWEFERLVLPMADDTMSLVSWVHDHGNVEAEEYEGEQVVLEFEAPPSVVERARAKAGNLAAVESV from the coding sequence ATGAGGACGGTCGTCGCCAAGCGGGTGGATCGGGGTGACGCCGACACCGAGGAGATCCGGGACCTCGCGCGCGCCGCGGGCCACGAGGTGGTCGGGGAACTCACGCAGACCCGCGAGGAGGACGCCGCCTACGGATTCGGCGAGGGGAAAGTCGAGGAACTGGCGGCGCTGACGGCCGAACGCGACGCGGAGGCGGTGATCGTCGACAACCGGCTCGGTCCCTACCAGACGTACAACATCGGGGGGAAACTCCCCGAGGGGGTCGAGGTGGTCGACCGCTTCACCCTCATCCTGGACATCTTCGGGCAGCGGGCACAGACCCGCACCGCGCAGTTGCAGGTCGAACTCGCGGAACTCCGCTACGAACTCCCGCGGGCCGAGGCCAAGACCAGCCTCGCGAAGCGCGACGAGCGCCCCGGGTTCATGGGCCTCGGGGAGTACGACGAGAGCCGCGAGCGCGACATCAAAAACCAGATCGCCGACATCAAGCGGGAACTCGACTCCATCGCGGAGAAGGAGGAGACCCGCCGGGAGCGACGCCGCGAATCGGGGTTCGACCTCGTGGCGCTGGCGGGCTACACCAACGCCGGCAAGTCGACGCTGATGCGCCGCCTGGCCGAGGACCTCGACGTCGACGAGAACGAGGACCGACACCCGGACCTCGACACGACCGCCGAGAGCGAGGACCGCCTCTTTACCACCCTCGGCACCACCACCCGCCGCGCCGACACCGGACGCCGGGACGTCCTGCTGACCGACACCGTCGGGTTCGTCTCCGACCTGCCCCACTGGCTCGTCGAGTCCTTCGAGTCGACGCTCGACTCCGTCTACCACGCGGACCTCGTTCTCCTCGTCGTCGACGCGAGCGAACCCGTCGAGGAGATGCGGGAGAAACTCGTCACCTGTCACGACACGCTGTACGAGCGCAACGAGGCGCCCATCGTCACGGTGTTGAACAAGGTCGACCGGGTCGACGACGAGGCGTTCGCCGAGAAGCGCGAGGCGCTGTCCGCGCTCGCGCCCAACCCCGTCGCCGTCTCGGGGCTGACCGGCGAGAACGTCGACGAACTCCGGGATCGGATCGAGCGGGAACTCCCCGACTGGGAGTTCGAACGGCTCGTCCTCCCGATGGCCGACGACACCATGAGCCTCGTCTCCTGGGTCCACGACCACGGCAACGTCGAGGCCGAGGAGTACGAGGGCGAGCAGGTGGTCCTGGAGTTCGAGGCGCCGCCGTCGGTGGTGGAGCGCGCCCGCGCCAAGGCGGGGAACCTCGCGGCCGTCGAGTCAGTCTAA
- a CDS encoding ribosome assembly factor SBDS has product MISLDEAVTARLESHGERFEVLIDPDAALAIKRGEFEGDLEDVIAAEDVFEDASRGDRPAENDLEEVFGTTDPMAIIPEVVKRGEIQITAEQRREMQEQKRKQLINRIARNAVNPQMDDAPHPPERIERALEEAGFRVDPMERVESQVDEALDALRPVIPIRFAEVTVAVQVPADKAGSAQAKIREFGDLDREEWQADGSWIGVLTFPAGMQNDFYDLVNEVTSGEAETRIVKDEDDLNVR; this is encoded by the coding sequence ATGATTTCGCTCGACGAGGCCGTCACCGCACGCCTCGAATCCCACGGCGAGCGCTTCGAGGTACTGATCGACCCCGACGCGGCCCTCGCCATCAAGCGCGGCGAGTTCGAGGGGGATCTGGAGGACGTCATCGCCGCCGAGGACGTCTTCGAGGACGCCTCCCGCGGTGATCGCCCCGCCGAGAACGACTTAGAGGAGGTGTTCGGGACGACCGATCCCATGGCGATCATCCCCGAGGTGGTCAAGCGCGGCGAGATCCAGATCACCGCCGAGCAGCGCCGCGAGATGCAAGAGCAAAAGCGCAAGCAGCTGATCAACCGGATCGCGCGCAACGCGGTCAACCCGCAGATGGACGACGCCCCCCACCCGCCCGAGCGGATCGAGCGGGCGCTGGAGGAGGCCGGCTTCCGGGTCGATCCCATGGAGCGCGTCGAGTCGCAGGTCGACGAGGCGCTGGACGCGCTCAGACCCGTCATCCCCATCCGCTTCGCCGAGGTGACCGTCGCGGTGCAGGTGCCCGCCGACAAGGCCGGGAGCGCCCAGGCGAAGATCCGCGAGTTCGGGGACCTCGACCGCGAGGAGTGGCAGGCCGACGGCTCGTGGATCGGCGTCCTCACCTTCCCCGCGGGGATGCAAAACGACTTCTACGACCTGGTGAACGAGGTGACGAGCGGCGAGGCCGAGACTCGGATCGTCAAGGACGAGGACGACCTCAACGTCCGGTAA
- a CDS encoding DEAD/DEAH box helicase, which produces MADQEAVGGMDAFTHLGERVRSALSERGFSTPTEPQRRAIPPIAAGEDALVLAPTGTGKTETAMLPVFDSIHRAEDRFGISALYITPLRALNRDMRDRLDWWGEYLDVEVDVRHGDTSQYRRGKQADDPPDVLVTTPETLQATLTGEKLRTALSDVEHVVVDEVHELASSKRGAQLTVGLERLRDLAGPFQRIGLSATVGSPGEVGRFLTGDRDPALVEVDAGTNVEFRIREPEVTEEDEALAGKLATDVAVASHVRAIRDVVADNESTLIFVNTRQTAEALGSRFKRLEEPIGVHHGSLSTEARIEVEDAFKAGDLDGLVCTSSMELGIDVGRVDHVIQYGSPREVARLLQRVGRAGHRRDAVSEGTVLTSHPDDTLEALAIARRAVDGAVEPAAIHHGSLDVVANQIVGLVMDHGEIDAREAYETLTRAYPFRDLTEAQFREVVRELDANRLLWLEEDADRLEKSGGTWQYFYANLSMIPDEETYEVYDLSSRETVGTLDERFVRNFAAPGETFIQRGEMWRITEIDDEETRVEVTPIEDPAGEVPSWTGQEIPVPAAVAGEVGEMRDVATRQFEGGADRAAVAREFLSRYPGDEHTVSEALAPVDRQVETGAPTPTADRLVVEGQGRGVVLNAPFGHEVNETLGRLCSALIGQKTGSSVGMEVDPYRIELDVPGRTGPSDVVEVLETTDPDHVEGLLELALKNSGTLKFTLAQVAAKFGALKRYQGSGRFGADRLLAALEDTPVYDEAVREVFHRDLAVEEAAEVLERIQSGAVDVVTAREHTPIGTGGRSSGRELLVPENADASVVQTLKERIRNDRVILACLHCTEWTRKTKVKRVPDQPRCPECDSTRVAALNPWAEDVVTAVRAEEKDDEQERMTERAYRSANLVQSHGKQAVIAMAARGVGPHNAARIIAKLREDEDDFYRDILEQERQYARTQSFWD; this is translated from the coding sequence ATGGCGGACCAGGAGGCCGTCGGCGGGATGGACGCGTTCACCCACCTCGGCGAGCGGGTGCGCTCGGCGCTCTCGGAACGCGGCTTTTCGACGCCGACGGAGCCACAGCGGCGGGCGATCCCACCCATCGCGGCCGGCGAGGACGCCCTCGTCCTCGCGCCGACGGGGACGGGCAAGACGGAGACGGCGATGTTGCCGGTGTTCGATTCGATCCACCGCGCCGAGGACCGGTTCGGGATCTCGGCGCTCTACATCACGCCGCTCCGGGCGCTCAACCGCGACATGCGCGACCGGCTGGACTGGTGGGGCGAGTACCTCGACGTCGAGGTGGACGTGCGCCACGGCGACACCAGTCAGTACCGGCGGGGCAAGCAGGCCGACGACCCGCCGGACGTGCTGGTGACGACGCCGGAGACGCTGCAGGCGACCCTGACGGGCGAGAAGTTGCGAACGGCGCTCTCGGACGTGGAACACGTCGTCGTCGACGAGGTTCACGAACTCGCCTCCTCGAAGCGGGGCGCGCAGTTGACGGTCGGCCTCGAACGCCTGCGGGACCTGGCCGGGCCGTTCCAGCGCATCGGCCTGTCGGCCACCGTCGGCTCCCCGGGCGAGGTGGGGCGGTTCCTGACCGGCGACCGCGACCCCGCGCTCGTCGAAGTCGACGCGGGGACGAACGTCGAGTTCCGGATTCGGGAGCCCGAGGTGACCGAGGAGGACGAGGCGCTGGCGGGGAAGCTGGCGACGGACGTGGCGGTCGCCAGCCACGTGCGGGCGATCCGCGACGTCGTCGCGGACAACGAGTCGACGCTGATCTTCGTTAACACGCGCCAGACGGCCGAGGCGCTGGGGTCGCGGTTCAAGCGCCTGGAGGAGCCCATCGGCGTCCACCACGGGTCGCTCTCGACGGAGGCCCGAATCGAGGTGGAGGACGCGTTCAAGGCGGGCGACCTCGACGGCCTCGTCTGCACCTCGTCGATGGAACTCGGCATCGACGTGGGGCGGGTGGACCACGTGATCCAGTACGGCAGCCCCCGCGAGGTGGCCCGGCTGCTCCAGCGGGTCGGCCGCGCGGGCCACCGCCGCGACGCCGTCTCGGAGGGGACGGTCCTCACGAGCCACCCGGACGACACGCTGGAGGCGCTGGCCATCGCCCGCCGGGCGGTCGACGGCGCGGTCGAACCGGCCGCGATCCACCACGGCAGCCTCGACGTGGTGGCCAACCAGATCGTCGGACTGGTGATGGATCACGGCGAGATCGACGCCCGCGAGGCCTACGAGACGCTGACGCGGGCCTACCCCTTCCGCGACCTCACCGAGGCCCAGTTCCGCGAGGTGGTGCGCGAACTCGACGCGAACCGCCTCCTGTGGCTCGAGGAGGACGCCGACCGCCTGGAGAAGTCCGGCGGGACGTGGCAGTACTTCTACGCCAACCTCTCGATGATCCCCGACGAGGAGACCTACGAGGTGTACGACCTCTCCTCGCGGGAGACGGTCGGCACCCTCGACGAGCGGTTCGTGCGGAACTTCGCGGCGCCGGGCGAGACGTTCATCCAGCGCGGGGAGATGTGGCGCATCACCGAGATCGACGACGAGGAGACGCGCGTCGAGGTGACGCCCATCGAAGACCCCGCGGGCGAGGTGCCGTCGTGGACGGGCCAGGAGATCCCGGTGCCGGCGGCCGTCGCCGGCGAGGTGGGCGAGATGCGGGACGTGGCGACGCGGCAGTTCGAGGGCGGCGCCGACCGGGCGGCCGTCGCCCGCGAGTTCCTGTCCCGGTATCCGGGCGACGAACACACCGTGAGCGAGGCGCTGGCGCCCGTGGATCGACAGGTCGAGACGGGCGCGCCCACGCCCACCGCCGACCGCCTCGTCGTCGAGGGGCAGGGCCGCGGGGTCGTCCTCAACGCCCCGTTCGGCCACGAGGTAAACGAGACGCTCGGCCGCCTGTGTTCGGCGCTGATCGGCCAGAAGACCGGCTCCTCGGTCGGGATGGAGGTCGACCCCTACCGGATCGAACTCGACGTCCCGGGGCGCACCGGGCCGTCGGACGTGGTCGAGGTGCTGGAGACGACCGATCCCGACCACGTCGAGGGCCTGCTCGAACTCGCCCTGAAGAACTCGGGGACGCTGAAGTTCACGCTGGCGCAGGTGGCCGCGAAGTTCGGGGCGCTCAAGCGCTATCAGGGGTCGGGGCGGTTCGGCGCCGACCGCCTGCTGGCCGCGCTGGAGGACACGCCGGTGTACGACGAGGCGGTCAGGGAGGTGTTCCACAGGGACCTCGCCGTCGAGGAGGCCGCCGAGGTACTGGAGCGGATCCAGTCGGGCGCGGTCGACGTCGTGACCGCCCGGGAACACACGCCCATCGGGACGGGCGGGCGCTCCAGCGGCCGGGAACTGCTCGTCCCCGAGAACGCCGACGCGAGCGTCGTCCAGACGCTGAAAGAGCGCATCCGGAACGACCGGGTGATCCTCGCCTGTCTGCACTGCACGGAGTGGACGCGAAAGACGAAGGTAAAGCGGGTGCCGGACCAGCCCCGGTGCCCGGAGTGTGACTCCACCCGGGTCGCCGCGCTCAACCCGTGGGCCGAGGACGTCGTAACGGCGGTCCGGGCCGAGGAGAAAGACGACGAGCAGGAGCGCATGACCGAGCGCGCCTACCGGTCGGCCAATCTGGTCCAGAGCCACGGCAAGCAGGCGGTGATCGCGATGGCGGCCCGCGGCGTCGGCCCGCACAACGCCGCCCGGATCATCGCCAAACTCCGCGAGGACGAGGACGACTTCTACCGGGACATCCTCGAACAGGAGCGCCAGTACGCCCGGACGCAGTCGTTCTGGGACTAG
- a CDS encoding Single-stranded DNA binding protein has product MQLDDHAEDLASDLGVDKAEVKEDLQSLLEYNVPIEEAKGSVRRKHGGDDGSAATPTAKSLDDVSPDDGSVTVTVRVLTKGTRSIRYQGEDRVIREGEFADGTGRISYTAWESFDFEPGDSITVGNANVREWEGDPELNLGTNTTVAPASDPVETPHEVGGERDLIDLEPGDRGRTVEVTVVEVERRTIDGRDGETEILSGVVADESARLPLTDWDPHADVEAGASLRLSDVYVREYRGVPQVNVTEFSTVETLDRTVEAPDSAPRMGIGEAVATGGLFDVELLGNVIAVRDGSGLIERCPDCGRVVQNGQCRAHGEVEGEDDLRVKAILDDGTGTVTAVLGTDLTAAVYGGGVEDAKAAARDAMDKEVVADEIRDRIVGREYRVRGSLSVDEYGANLDAEEFVESADDPADRASELLAGVAR; this is encoded by the coding sequence ATGCAACTCGACGACCATGCCGAGGACCTCGCCTCCGACCTCGGCGTAGACAAAGCGGAGGTCAAAGAGGACCTGCAGAGCCTGCTCGAGTACAACGTGCCCATCGAGGAAGCCAAGGGGAGCGTCCGCCGGAAGCACGGCGGCGACGACGGCTCCGCGGCGACGCCGACGGCGAAGTCCCTCGACGACGTCTCCCCCGACGACGGCTCGGTGACGGTCACCGTCCGGGTGCTGACGAAGGGCACCCGCTCCATCCGCTATCAGGGCGAGGACCGGGTCATCAGGGAGGGCGAGTTCGCCGACGGCACCGGGCGCATCTCCTACACCGCGTGGGAGTCGTTCGACTTCGAGCCCGGCGACTCGATCACCGTCGGCAACGCGAACGTCCGCGAGTGGGAGGGCGACCCCGAACTCAACCTGGGGACGAACACGACCGTCGCGCCCGCGTCGGACCCGGTCGAGACGCCCCACGAGGTGGGCGGCGAGCGCGACCTGATCGACCTCGAACCCGGCGACCGCGGGCGGACGGTCGAGGTGACCGTCGTCGAGGTGGAGCGCCGGACGATCGACGGCCGCGACGGCGAGACGGAGATCCTCTCGGGCGTCGTCGCCGACGAGAGCGCCCGACTCCCGCTGACCGACTGGGACCCCCACGCCGACGTCGAGGCCGGCGCCTCGCTCCGCCTCTCGGACGTGTACGTCCGCGAGTACCGGGGCGTGCCGCAGGTGAACGTCACGGAGTTCTCGACGGTCGAGACGCTCGACCGGACGGTCGAGGCACCCGACTCGGCGCCGCGGATGGGGATCGGCGAGGCCGTCGCCACCGGCGGCCTGTTCGACGTGGAACTCCTCGGCAACGTGATCGCGGTGCGCGACGGGTCGGGGCTGATCGAACGCTGTCCGGACTGCGGCCGGGTCGTCCAGAACGGCCAGTGTCGCGCCCACGGCGAGGTCGAGGGCGAGGACGACCTGCGGGTGAAGGCCATCCTCGACGACGGCACGGGGACGGTGACGGCCGTCCTCGGCACCGACCTCACCGCCGCGGTGTACGGCGGCGGCGTCGAGGACGCGAAGGCGGCGGCCCGCGACGCCATGGACAAGGAGGTCGTGGCCGACGAGATCCGCGACCGGATCGTCGGCCGGGAGTACCGGGTCCGGGGGTCGCTCTCCGTCGACGAGTACGGCGCCAACCTCGACGCCGAGGAGTTCGTCGAGAGCGCGGACGACCCGGCCGACCGGGCGAGCGAACTGCTCGCGGGGGTGGCGCGATGA